In Silene latifolia isolate original U9 population chromosome 3, ASM4854445v1, whole genome shotgun sequence, a single window of DNA contains:
- the LOC141648734 gene encoding ribosome-inactivating protein saporin-7-like: MKSWLIVTITWTILHSSALLENSFALDLKISTKAKYSTFLTGIRNNVRNPNLNYGATGIPVIGAPTNTYLRINLTLSAGTASLGLKRSDLYVVALLTKNDKNVFQAYYFKGQITSAQLDNLFAEAKGEKNQKVITEYAENYDSLEKAAKTTRKQAGLGIGKLTTYLNAVNGKARSIPAEAKFMLVAIQMVSEAARFKYIEQMVLNNFPNGFNPDDKVLILERDWDRISEAIKGLWIFFCSTHLMFFVKCFICALNLLVAPLD; the protein is encoded by the coding sequence atgaaatcttggCTAATCGTCACAATAACATGGACTATCCTTCATTCATCGGCTTTGTTAGAGAATTCATTTGCATTGGACCTCAAAATTTCAACCAAAGCTAAATACTCGACTTTTCTCACTGGCATTCGAAACAACGTGAGGAACCCGAATCTCAACTACGGTGCCACTGGTATACCAGTAATAGGAGCACCCACAAACACATATCTTAGAATCAATCTCACACTTTCTGCAGGAACTGCATCCCTTGGACTTAAACGTAGCGACTTGTATGTGGTTGCGCTACTGacaaagaatgataaaaatgtaTTTCAGGCATATTACTTTAAAGGCCAAATTACTTCGGCTCAATTAGATAACCTTTTCGCAGAGGCAAAGGGTGAAAAAAATCAGAAAGTAATAACAGAGTACGCGGAAAATTATGACTCACTTGAAAAGGCAGccaaaacaactagaaaacaagcTGGgttagggattggaaaacttaCTACTTACCTTAATGCGGTAAATGGGAAGGCGCGTAGCATACCAGCTGAAGCTAAGTTTATGTTGGTTGCTATTCAAATGGTATCTGAGGCAGCGCGATTCAAGTATATCGAGCAGATGGTACTGAATAATTTTCCGAATGGGTTTAATCCCGATGATAAGGTTCTTATATTGGAGAGGGACTGGGACAGGATTTCGGAAGCAATTAAAGGATTATGGATTTTCTTTTGTTCTACACACTTGATGTTCTTTGTTAAATGTTTTATTTGTGCCTTGAATCTGTTAGTAGCCCCTCTAGACTAG
- the LOC141648733 gene encoding uncharacterized protein LOC141648733 gives MEPTDPLYLHPAESTHPLVVDIKLSGIENYLELKRQMEIAICSKKKLGFLTGVVKRPTDDPLRADAWDTCNSLIISWIFYNVEKSIKNFVLYTKTAKEIWDYLQKHFSVSNGARKFRLNKELEDLEQDEKSICEYFTELRILWQNLEIMTDWPPVTKVTPEINSWLDAQLKEQEERKLFQFLNGLNSSYATMRANVLMMIIYQL, from the coding sequence ATGGAGCCAACTGATCCTCTTTACCTTCATCCAGCAGAAAGTACTCATCCACTGGTAGTTGATATTAAGCTGTCAGGGATTGAGAACTATCTGGAGTTGAAGAGACAGATGGAAATAGCAATCTGCTCGAAAAAGAAGTTGGGCTTCCTAACTGGAGTTGTTAAGAGGCCAACTGATGATCCTTTGAGAGCTGATGCTTGGGATACATGTAATAGCTTGATCATTTCATGGATCTTTTACAATGTGGAGAAATCTATCAAGAACTTTGTTCTCTACACCAAGACTGCAAAGGAGATCTGGGACTACCTCCAAAAGCATTTCTCTGTCAGCAATGGCGCAAGAAAGTTCAGACTCAACAAGGAACTTGAAGATCTGGAACAAGATGAGAAGAGTATTTGTGAATACTTCACAGAATTGAGGATCTTGTGGCAGAATCTAGAGATCATGACCGACTGGCCTCCCGTCACAAAAGTGACCCCTGAAATCAATTCATGGCTTGATGCACAACTGAAAGAGCAGGAAGAGAGGAAGTTGTTTCAGTTTTTGAATGGACTGAACTCCTCCTATGCCACCATGAGGGCTAATGTGCTCATGATGATCATCTATCAACTGTAG